Genomic DNA from Shouchella patagoniensis:
ATTCCAGCACAATTGGCTTTAATTGGGAGTTACCGTTGGCTTGGAATGATTGGGTTACTTGATTCACATGCTGCAATCATTCTCCCTGCAGCAGCAAACACATTTGCTGTTTTCTTTATTAAACAATTTCTTGATGGTAGCGTACCAGATGATGTATTAGAATCAGCTCGAATTGATGGGGCTGGTGAATTAAAGATTTTCCATCGCATTATTTTGCCCATGATTGTACCTGCTTTAGCCGCAATTGGCATCTTTACATTTATAGGTGCTTGGAATAACTTTATTAGCCCCCTCGTCCTTTTGTTTTCAGAGGAAAAGTATCCTTTGCCTGTAATGGTAGCAATGATTCAAGGATACTATGATACAGATTACGGTTTAATGTATTTAGGAGTTGCGATGTCCGTCCTACCAATTATCATTGTATTTTCAATCTTCTCTAAGCGGATTATGGGAAGTGTGGCAATAGGAGCTGTAAAAGGATAAAACGAGAGCCAACAGTTAATATAACTGCTGGCTCTTTTGTCTATTATTAGGTGAAACTTTTTGAACTTTCATTCGAATAAAAGAGTACGGATACACGAAATAGGAGGAACAAACATGCTAAAGAAGCAGAGTCACTTATCAACTACCTTACTAGATGGAGAGTATCGAAGTGTTTATCAACAAACAAGTGAGGATTTTCAGGAAATGATTAATGAAGCAAAGTTCATTCAGTTATGTGAAGATTTTCTTGAGGGAGTCACATCATTCACACGCATTTCAACAATAAAGATAAAAGAGTACACGGAATGCCAATGGTTGGCGGATGTTACAGATCGAGGCATTAGGGCGTATTTTTCTAGTGACGGAACAATAGGAGGACTGCAATTTATACCAATTGCATCTTATCCTAAAACCGATAAAGCATATACACGCAATCGATACAAAATGCCCATAAAAGAAG
This window encodes:
- a CDS encoding carbohydrate ABC transporter permease, which encodes MNKQTVSVNKGNVSIEHRKKKRAQASLYLVLGLLAAICLFPFYLMIMYSTHTNADITSTFLFLPGNHLLENLSRMVENVNIFRGFMNSFIIAGGSTALTLYFGGMTAYGFSKFKFKYNTVLFLFMLATMMIPAQLALIGSYRWLGMIGLLDSHAAIILPAAANTFAVFFIKQFLDGSVPDDVLESARIDGAGELKIFHRIILPMIVPALAAIGIFTFIGAWNNFISPLVLLFSEEKYPLPVMVAMIQGYYDTDYGLMYLGVAMSVLPIIIVFSIFSKRIMGSVAIGAVKG